From the genome of Blautia pseudococcoides, one region includes:
- a CDS encoding MFS transporter yields MNLTAKHTIYGCYLGYITQAIVNNLPPLLFLTFHNQFGISLEKISLLITVNFCIQILIDFLAPGIIKKVGYRAVGITSFLVTTLGLTGFSWLPFVLPNAYAGILICMTLNAIGGGILEVIVSPIVEACPSENKESAMSLLHSFYCWGHMGVVILSTVFFVAIGIDSWRYLPSLWALVPLFTCMMFLKIPIYSIEGDDEETQLPGGIFKSRIFWVLFLLMICAGASEQAVSQWSSLFAEDGLGVSKTVGDLLGPCAFAFFMGLSRLLYGIKGDKLNIRHGLLGTSALCIVGYLITSLSPIPLLSLAGCALCGFSVGLMWPGLFSLGAVLCRGGGTMMYAMFALAGDVGCSAGPTVVGFVTDAVGSMKTGIMAALVFPALLFIVMLGLQKNSAKEKTTDTTAAGDLRSQE; encoded by the coding sequence ATGAACCTAACTGCAAAACACACCATTTACGGCTGCTACCTAGGCTACATCACCCAGGCCATTGTCAACAACCTTCCGCCCCTTTTATTCCTCACCTTCCATAACCAATTCGGCATCTCCCTGGAGAAGATCAGCCTGCTGATCACCGTAAACTTCTGCATTCAGATCCTCATAGATTTCCTGGCGCCGGGGATCATAAAAAAGGTGGGATACCGGGCAGTAGGCATCACTTCTTTTCTCGTAACAACCCTGGGACTCACAGGATTTTCCTGGCTTCCCTTTGTCCTTCCAAACGCCTACGCAGGCATTTTGATCTGCATGACCCTCAATGCCATCGGCGGCGGTATCCTGGAAGTCATCGTAAGTCCTATCGTGGAAGCCTGCCCCAGTGAAAATAAAGAATCCGCCATGAGCCTTCTTCACTCCTTCTACTGCTGGGGGCACATGGGCGTGGTGATCCTTTCTACCGTGTTCTTCGTGGCGATCGGCATTGATTCCTGGCGGTATCTCCCCTCTCTTTGGGCGTTGGTCCCGCTGTTCACCTGCATGATGTTTTTAAAAATCCCTATCTACAGCATTGAGGGAGACGACGAGGAGACCCAGCTACCCGGAGGTATTTTCAAAAGCAGGATTTTCTGGGTTCTCTTTCTGCTGATGATATGTGCCGGTGCCTCGGAACAGGCCGTAAGCCAGTGGTCCTCCCTGTTCGCCGAGGATGGACTTGGTGTCAGCAAAACCGTGGGTGACCTTCTCGGCCCCTGCGCCTTTGCCTTCTTCATGGGACTTTCAAGGCTTCTTTACGGGATCAAAGGTGACAAGCTGAATATCCGCCACGGTCTGCTGGGAACCAGCGCACTGTGTATCGTGGGATATCTCATCACCAGCCTTTCCCCGATCCCCCTTCTCTCCCTGGCAGGCTGCGCACTGTGCGGCTTTTCCGTTGGACTGATGTGGCCCGGACTATTCTCCCTGGGCGCCGTTCTCTGCCGTGGGGGCGGCACTATGATGTACGCCATGTTTGCCCTGGCCGGTGATGTGGGATGCTCCGCAGGCCCTACCGTTGTTGGGTTTGTCACAGACGCCGTGGGCTCCATGAAGACAGGGATCATGGCGGCCCTTGTATTCCCGGCCCTTTTATTTATAGTCATGCTGGGTCTGCAGAAAAACTCTGCAAAAGAAAAGACAACAGATACAACGGCAGCCGGAGATTTGAGAAGTCAGGAATAA
- a CDS encoding LysR family transcriptional regulator — translation MDISFELYKVFYHVASTLSFSEASRQLFISQSAVSQSVKSLEQKLGHPLFVRNTKKVELTPEGETLFRHVQPAVSLLLQGENQLMHTASAEAPLRIGASDTICRYFLVPYLRRFHQEFPDIHIKVTNATSIGCVELLENRQVDFIVCNYPNSRLKIKEHYKTILTFRDVFAANRHYFDLTDQKLSLTELHQYPLLMLSKKSTTSEFLHSLFLQKGLNLTPEVELSSNDLLLDLAYIGLGIAFVPDFVLDQRKKGLYQLQIKEELPKRHLVLAYTEQQSTSAAANKFLAYFND, via the coding sequence ATGGATATCAGTTTTGAACTATATAAAGTATTTTACCACGTAGCCTCCACCCTGAGTTTTTCGGAGGCTTCAAGACAGCTTTTTATCTCACAGTCTGCTGTCAGCCAGTCTGTAAAATCCCTGGAACAAAAACTTGGCCACCCCCTCTTTGTGCGCAACACCAAAAAAGTGGAGCTGACGCCAGAGGGGGAAACCCTTTTCCGCCATGTGCAGCCTGCTGTCTCCCTGCTCCTTCAGGGCGAAAACCAGCTTATGCACACAGCGTCCGCGGAAGCGCCTCTCAGGATCGGCGCCAGCGACACCATCTGCCGGTATTTTCTGGTGCCCTATCTGCGGCGTTTCCACCAGGAATTCCCGGATATCCACATCAAAGTCACCAATGCCACCTCCATCGGCTGCGTGGAGCTGCTGGAAAACAGACAGGTGGATTTTATCGTCTGCAATTACCCCAACTCCAGGTTAAAGATAAAGGAACACTACAAAACCATTCTGACCTTCCGGGATGTGTTCGCTGCCAACAGGCACTACTTTGATCTTACGGACCAAAAACTTTCCCTGACAGAACTGCATCAGTACCCGCTTCTCATGCTCAGTAAAAAAAGCACGACCAGCGAATTTCTCCACAGCCTGTTTCTGCAAAAAGGTCTGAACCTGACCCCTGAAGTGGAATTGTCCAGCAATGACCTTCTGCTGGATCTGGCATATATCGGCCTTGGGATTGCCTTTGTCCCTGATTTTGTCCTGGACCAGCGAAAAAAAGGCCTGTACCAGCTTCAGATAAAAGAAGAGCTGCCCAAAAGGCATCTGGTTCTGGCTTACACCGAACAGCAGAGCACCTCCGCGGCAGCGAATAAATTTCTGGCTTATTTCAACGATTAA
- a CDS encoding ABC transporter ATP-binding protein — MDKILEVKNLKKTFYKAKHVCPAVDDVSFSVKEGSCVGIVGESGCGKSTIARMITCFTRPDAGSVLLDGREMVGAGRKQQMDLYRNVQMVFQTPEDSFDPRRSLGDGIMEGMRNYGMKRKEAGKRMKELLSMVGLEEKYAARYPHEVSGGQCQRAAIARALAVNPRLLICDEATSALDVTVQSQIITLLQKLRKEMGLSVLLICHDLALVQNFCDYVLVMYQGKIVEEGTPDEVIMRPKQDYTKLLIDSVL, encoded by the coding sequence ATGGATAAGATACTGGAAGTAAAGAACTTGAAAAAAACGTTTTATAAAGCAAAGCATGTCTGTCCGGCTGTGGATGATGTGAGTTTTTCTGTGAAGGAAGGTTCCTGTGTGGGCATTGTGGGAGAGAGCGGATGCGGAAAAAGTACCATTGCCAGAATGATCACCTGCTTTACAAGACCGGATGCCGGGAGTGTACTTCTGGACGGACGGGAAATGGTGGGGGCGGGGAGAAAGCAGCAGATGGATTTGTACCGAAATGTACAGATGGTATTTCAGACACCTGAGGATTCTTTTGATCCGAGACGCAGCCTGGGGGACGGTATTATGGAGGGGATGCGGAATTACGGGATGAAGAGAAAAGAAGCAGGGAAAAGGATGAAGGAGCTTCTTTCCATGGTGGGGCTGGAGGAGAAATATGCGGCCCGCTATCCCCATGAGGTCAGCGGAGGGCAATGCCAGCGGGCGGCTATTGCGAGAGCACTTGCCGTCAATCCCCGGCTGCTCATCTGTGATGAAGCAACCAGTGCCCTTGATGTGACTGTGCAGTCTCAGATCATCACCCTGCTTCAAAAGCTGAGAAAGGAAATGGGACTTTCCGTACTGCTGATCTGTCATGATCTGGCGCTGGTCCAGAATTTCTGTGATTATGTGCTGGTGATGTACCAGGGGAAAATTGTGGAGGAAGGGACACCGGATGAGGTGATCATGCGTCCGAAACAGGACTATACCAAATTATTGATCGACTCTGTTTTGTAA
- a CDS encoding ABC transporter ATP-binding protein, protein MGQSILAVEHLQICYTGQSVLEDVNLTLEPGRILGIVGESGSGKSTLIRAAMGLLGSDGAVTGGRILYRDKNVTELKGEELRKLRGPQMGMIFQNTGASLCPIRTIEDQLYESVLQHEKIPRREIRERAMDLFDKMKLLDGERILKSYPFELSGGMNQRVGIMMAMILKPALLFADEPTSALDVTVQAQVVREMMKMRELFGTTIVIVTHNIGVVEYMADKVAVMYRGRLVEYGDTKEVIQHPKEEYTQKLVRAVLRIHRG, encoded by the coding sequence GTGGGACAGTCTATTTTAGCGGTGGAGCATCTGCAGATATGTTATACGGGACAGTCTGTATTGGAAGATGTAAACCTGACTCTGGAACCTGGCCGGATCCTTGGGATCGTGGGGGAGAGCGGCAGCGGAAAAAGCACATTGATCAGAGCTGCCATGGGTCTGTTAGGCAGTGACGGGGCAGTGACGGGGGGCCGTATCCTTTACAGGGATAAGAATGTCACAGAGCTGAAAGGGGAGGAACTGCGTAAGCTGCGAGGCCCCCAGATGGGGATGATCTTCCAGAACACAGGGGCATCCCTCTGCCCGATCCGCACAATAGAAGACCAGCTTTACGAGTCAGTTCTCCAGCATGAGAAAATACCCAGAAGGGAGATCAGGGAACGGGCCATGGACCTGTTTGATAAGATGAAGCTTTTGGATGGGGAGAGGATATTAAAGAGCTACCCTTTTGAACTTTCAGGGGGCATGAACCAGAGGGTGGGGATCATGATGGCTATGATCCTTAAGCCTGCCCTTCTCTTTGCGGATGAGCCTACCAGTGCTCTGGACGTTACGGTCCAGGCGCAGGTGGTGCGGGAAATGATGAAGATGAGAGAACTGTTCGGCACAACCATTGTCATTGTCACCCACAATATCGGCGTGGTAGAGTATATGGCGGATAAAGTGGCTGTCATGTACCGGGGCAGGCTGGTGGAATATGGGGATACAAAAGAAGTGATACAACATCCCAAGGAGGAATATACTCAAAAATTAGTCCGTGCCGTGCTGCGGATCCACAGAGGTTAG
- a CDS encoding ABC transporter substrate-binding protein: MNKTSLFHKKAGAAVLAFCLTAALLSGCGDAKAEAKEDSTVKENGEKVFTYGDTTFNAENDESDVNPHNGYSGWACIRYGIGETLFKYSDKMELEPWLATEYELVDENTWKITLREDVSFTSGRRLDAQAVKECLDDLVSVHERAKGDLKIKEISADGQILNIVTKEPVPALINYLSDPYGCMVDMEAGVTEDGNVTGTGPYIATEVETDVGLTLVKNKNYWDGEPKLDTIHVKTISDGDTMTMAMQSGELDATYGLPYASLPLFSQEPYTISSVETSRSFFGQMNYDTPALQDEKVRKAIAMSIDKENFTKTLLDGNGTAAAGPFPANFAFGDDTVTAPGYQPEEAKKLLAEAGWSDSDKDGYVDKDGENLTIRWVTYPSRQELPLLAETVQATLKEVGIKVEVNCSADFQSFLDSGDWDIYAGAFVCAPTGDPEYFFTTHCLDESSKNRGGYHSDKLQELEGQMKAAFDTDERAKLATQMTQTILDDNGFVFASHLKMSIVSGEGVTGLEAHPCDYYEITVDLDKN; the protein is encoded by the coding sequence ATGAACAAAACAAGCTTATTCCATAAAAAGGCGGGTGCCGCGGTACTGGCATTTTGCCTGACTGCAGCACTTTTATCCGGCTGTGGGGATGCCAAAGCAGAAGCTAAGGAAGACAGTACGGTAAAAGAAAACGGGGAGAAGGTGTTCACTTATGGAGACACCACATTCAATGCAGAGAACGATGAATCGGATGTGAACCCTCACAACGGGTATTCCGGATGGGCGTGTATCCGCTACGGTATAGGGGAGACATTGTTTAAATATTCCGATAAAATGGAACTGGAGCCATGGCTTGCCACAGAGTATGAACTGGTGGATGAGAATACCTGGAAGATCACGCTGAGAGAGGATGTATCCTTTACCAGCGGGCGCAGGCTGGACGCGCAGGCAGTTAAGGAATGTCTGGATGATCTGGTGAGCGTCCATGAGAGGGCGAAGGGAGATTTAAAAATAAAGGAAATATCCGCGGACGGACAGATATTGAACATTGTCACAAAAGAACCGGTACCGGCATTGATAAACTATTTGTCCGACCCTTATGGGTGTATGGTTGACATGGAAGCCGGTGTTACGGAGGATGGAAATGTGACAGGAACCGGCCCTTATATTGCCACAGAAGTAGAGACAGACGTTGGCCTTACTTTAGTAAAAAATAAAAATTACTGGGACGGAGAGCCGAAACTGGATACCATCCATGTGAAGACCATTTCTGATGGTGATACCATGACCATGGCTATGCAGTCCGGTGAACTGGATGCGACTTATGGCCTCCCCTATGCAAGCCTCCCGCTGTTTTCACAGGAGCCATATACCATATCATCGGTAGAAACCTCCCGTTCTTTCTTCGGACAGATGAATTATGACACGCCGGCGCTTCAGGATGAAAAAGTAAGGAAGGCCATTGCCATGTCGATTGATAAAGAAAACTTTACCAAAACACTTTTAGACGGAAACGGGACAGCGGCAGCAGGGCCTTTCCCCGCCAATTTTGCTTTTGGCGATGATACGGTGACAGCTCCCGGGTATCAGCCTGAGGAAGCAAAAAAATTACTGGCAGAAGCAGGATGGTCGGACAGTGATAAAGACGGATATGTGGATAAGGACGGAGAAAATCTTACCATACGCTGGGTGACGTATCCAAGCCGCCAGGAGCTTCCCCTGCTGGCAGAAACGGTGCAGGCTACCCTTAAGGAGGTTGGGATCAAAGTGGAGGTCAATTGTTCCGCGGATTTCCAGAGCTTTCTGGACAGCGGAGACTGGGATATCTATGCAGGGGCATTTGTCTGCGCACCTACCGGCGATCCGGAATATTTTTTCACTACACACTGCCTGGACGAATCCTCCAAAAACAGAGGCGGTTATCACAGCGATAAACTGCAGGAACTGGAGGGGCAGATGAAGGCAGCGTTTGATACGGATGAGAGGGCAAAGCTGGCCACACAGATGACGCAGACCATCCTGGATGACAATGGGTTTGTTTTTGCCTCTCATCTGAAAATGTCCATTGTCTCCGGAGAAGGCGTGACAGGTCTGGAAGCGCATCCCTGTGATTACTATGAGATCACAGTAGACCTGGATAAAAATTAA
- the nikC gene encoding nickel transporter permease codes for MIKKDDIKLKCILLSVLVGAVLLAAVFAKYLVPYDPYAQDLGNALKPPGGAHLLGTDRYGRDMLSRVIMGGQTTIFSSLLLVVITMTAGTVIGVFCGYHGGKTDTVLMRISDVFLAFPGMVFAIAVAGVTGGGVMNAVVALACISWPKFARIARSQVMTMKEEPFIAAARLSGSGTGKIIVKHMLPNIAGPILITGVLDIGTMMMEIAGLSFLGLGAVPPIAEWGSMMSNGRSMLQTSPWVILAPGFAIFLTVMLFNLLGDAVRDVMDPRRNRKYQRHQRKGD; via the coding sequence ATGATAAAGAAAGATGATATAAAACTAAAATGCATCCTTTTGTCCGTATTGGTGGGGGCAGTGCTTTTGGCGGCAGTGTTTGCAAAATATCTTGTTCCTTATGACCCTTATGCCCAGGATCTGGGAAATGCCCTCAAGCCGCCCGGAGGGGCACATCTGCTGGGAACAGACCGTTATGGAAGGGATATGCTGTCCAGGGTGATCATGGGGGGACAGACAACCATATTCTCATCTCTGCTGCTGGTGGTGATCACCATGACTGCGGGCACTGTGATCGGAGTGTTTTGCGGTTATCACGGGGGTAAGACGGATACGGTGCTTATGAGGATATCCGATGTTTTCCTGGCTTTTCCGGGCATGGTTTTTGCCATAGCGGTTGCAGGTGTCACAGGGGGCGGAGTCATGAACGCAGTGGTGGCTCTGGCATGTATATCCTGGCCGAAATTCGCCAGAATTGCCAGGAGTCAGGTTATGACCATGAAAGAAGAACCTTTTATTGCAGCGGCCAGGCTTTCCGGGTCTGGCACAGGGAAAATCATTGTGAAGCATATGCTTCCTAATATTGCAGGACCAATCCTCATCACCGGCGTCCTGGATATCGGTACCATGATGATGGAGATTGCGGGCTTATCTTTTCTGGGGCTTGGGGCAGTCCCTCCCATTGCGGAGTGGGGTTCCATGATGAGTAACGGCAGAAGTATGCTTCAGACATCCCCGTGGGTGATCCTGGCGCCGGGGTTTGCCATATTTCTTACGGTGATGCTGTTTAATTTATTAGGTGATGCGGTGCGGGATGTTATGGATCCCCGGAGAAACCGAAAATATCAAAGACATCAGAGAAAGGGAGATTAG
- the nikB gene encoding nickel ABC transporter permease, with product MKKYIIKRLLQLIPILIGITLLSFVLMQASAMDAVDVMEQNTGGSMSDAEKAAAREELGLDKPLPQQYAVWLKGVLTGDMGKSFVSGQPVFTTFVSKLPATVALAATSVLLTVLISIPLGILAAVKQSHFWDYLIRFLSFIGNSLPNFFVSLLLIYIFALKLGWFPVMGNAQGWKSIILPTLTLALAMAAKYTRQVRATVLEELNKEYVQGARARGVQEKKILSFSVLKASMLTIVTLLALSVGSLLGGTAIVESIFMWDGVGKMAVDAITMRDYPVIQAYVIWMAVIYVLVNLVTDLIYCFLDPRIRIGQEAHG from the coding sequence ATGAAAAAGTACATAATAAAAAGGCTTCTGCAGCTGATACCTATTTTGATCGGGATCACGCTTTTGTCCTTTGTTCTGATGCAGGCATCTGCCATGGACGCAGTTGATGTGATGGAACAAAATACGGGAGGTTCCATGTCTGATGCCGAGAAAGCGGCTGCAAGGGAAGAACTTGGACTGGACAAGCCTCTTCCCCAGCAGTATGCGGTGTGGCTAAAGGGCGTACTCACGGGAGATATGGGAAAGTCTTTTGTTTCCGGACAACCGGTATTTACCACGTTTGTGTCAAAACTTCCGGCCACCGTTGCATTGGCAGCCACGTCCGTTTTGCTGACCGTATTGATCTCCATTCCCCTTGGGATCTTAGCGGCTGTAAAACAAAGTCATTTTTGGGATTATCTGATACGTTTTCTCAGTTTTATCGGTAACTCCCTTCCGAATTTTTTCGTGTCTTTGCTGCTGATCTATATTTTCGCCCTAAAGCTTGGCTGGTTCCCTGTGATGGGAAATGCCCAGGGGTGGAAAAGTATCATTCTGCCAACTCTTACCCTGGCTCTGGCAATGGCGGCCAAATATACCAGACAGGTGCGGGCCACAGTGCTGGAGGAGCTGAACAAAGAGTATGTGCAGGGGGCCAGGGCGCGCGGGGTTCAGGAGAAGAAGATCCTTTCTTTCAGTGTGCTGAAAGCATCCATGCTGACCATTGTAACGCTGCTGGCATTATCTGTCGGTTCTCTTCTTGGAGGCACTGCCATTGTTGAGTCTATATTTATGTGGGACGGCGTGGGGAAAATGGCCGTCGACGCAATTACCATGCGTGACTATCCGGTGATCCAGGCATATGTGATCTGGATGGCAGTTATCTACGTGCTGGTGAATCTTGTCACGGACCTGATCTATTGCTTCCTGGACCCGAGAATCCGCATAGGACAGGAGGCCCACGGATGA
- a CDS encoding methyltransferase domain-containing protein yields the protein MLNTKTFTLVNMKAEPGEICSGFLELAEGKFKLPAAILNGEKPGKTVLIMAGVHAGEYVGIQAAIELSEKLKIRKISGTVVILKAVCREAFACRGGSLGLEDGKNLNREFPGDPKGTWTQQLAWAMTQEVFPAVDFCIDLHSGDDYEQLTPYVYYAGKAEERVVAMSRKMAEQVDVPYMVRSTVATGGAYNYAAHTGIPGILMERGGMGGWTMEEVRSTRRDVRNILCSLGIYEGQRDYRVYYPLDVVDIRYQAASANGCWYPYKMPGDMIQGGEVLGTVKDYEGNVTEVCRAECDGVILCQTGSLQVLENGPMIAYGRIVKNFDDRKERITDYWAKRSESFMEQRRRELKSPLAERWLGEIRQKLPAGKKLKILDVGCGSGFFSILLAKLGHEVTGTDLTPEMIVNSKQLAKEENVSCRFLVMDAEKLEFEDGSFDVVISRNLTWTLPHVKEAYGEWIRVLKAEGILLNFDANYGASNFADTSELPDSHAHHTLGEDMMQACEEIKRQLPISSRVRPAWDVETLGQMEIEEISIDLGISRRIYIEKDEFYNPTPIFMICGKKCELQKGMRR from the coding sequence ATGCTTAATACGAAGACATTCACGCTTGTAAATATGAAAGCAGAGCCGGGAGAAATCTGCAGCGGGTTTCTGGAGCTGGCAGAGGGGAAATTCAAACTTCCCGCAGCCATTTTAAACGGTGAGAAGCCGGGAAAAACGGTTCTTATTATGGCTGGTGTTCACGCAGGAGAATATGTGGGCATCCAGGCTGCCATTGAATTATCGGAAAAATTAAAGATCAGGAAGATTAGCGGAACAGTGGTCATTTTGAAGGCAGTATGCAGAGAGGCTTTTGCGTGCAGAGGCGGCAGCCTGGGATTGGAGGATGGCAAGAATCTCAACCGGGAGTTTCCCGGGGACCCAAAGGGAACTTGGACGCAGCAGCTTGCCTGGGCCATGACACAGGAAGTATTTCCGGCGGTTGATTTCTGCATTGACCTGCACAGCGGCGACGATTACGAACAGCTCACCCCTTATGTGTATTATGCGGGCAAGGCGGAGGAGCGGGTGGTGGCTATGTCGAGAAAAATGGCGGAGCAGGTGGATGTGCCTTATATGGTGCGGTCCACGGTTGCCACAGGCGGTGCCTATAATTATGCGGCGCATACCGGTATTCCGGGTATTCTTATGGAGAGAGGCGGTATGGGAGGCTGGACCATGGAGGAAGTCCGCTCTACCAGAAGAGATGTGCGGAATATTCTCTGCTCGCTGGGTATTTATGAGGGACAGAGGGACTACCGGGTCTATTATCCTCTTGATGTGGTGGATATCAGATATCAGGCCGCCTCTGCCAACGGATGCTGGTATCCCTATAAGATGCCGGGGGATATGATTCAGGGCGGGGAGGTTCTGGGTACGGTAAAGGACTATGAAGGGAATGTGACGGAGGTCTGCCGCGCGGAATGCGACGGCGTCATCCTCTGTCAGACAGGCAGTCTCCAGGTCCTGGAAAACGGCCCAATGATCGCTTACGGAAGGATTGTCAAAAATTTTGATGACAGAAAAGAGAGGATCACGGATTACTGGGCAAAGCGCAGTGAGAGTTTTATGGAGCAGAGGAGAAGAGAACTGAAAAGCCCTCTGGCAGAACGCTGGCTGGGGGAGATCCGGCAGAAGCTTCCGGCAGGAAAGAAATTAAAAATCCTGGATGTGGGATGCGGTTCCGGATTCTTTTCCATTCTTCTGGCTAAACTGGGACATGAGGTGACGGGAACTGATTTGACCCCGGAGATGATCGTCAATTCCAAACAGCTTGCAAAGGAAGAAAATGTCTCCTGCCGTTTTCTGGTCATGGATGCGGAGAAGCTGGAGTTTGAGGATGGAAGTTTTGATGTTGTCATCTCCAGAAACCTGACCTGGACCCTTCCCCATGTGAAGGAAGCTTATGGGGAGTGGATAAGAGTGCTGAAGGCGGAGGGAATCCTTTTGAATTTTGACGCCAATTACGGTGCCAGTAATTTCGCGGATACTTCCGAACTGCCGGACAGCCATGCCCACCATACGCTGGGTGAGGACATGATGCAGGCGTGTGAGGAGATCAAGCGCCAGCTCCCCATCAGTTCCCGCGTCCGCCCGGCCTGGGATGTGGAAACCCTGGGGCAGATGGAAATAGAAGAAATTTCCATAGACCTGGGGATCAGCAGGCGTATTTATATAGAAAAAGATGAGTTCTATAACCCCACACCCATTTTCATGATCTGCGGAAAAAAGTGTGAGTTACAAAAAGGAATGAGGAGATGA
- a CDS encoding class I SAM-dependent methyltransferase, whose product MERLLEKIEKYWSTRTEGYSEVNHKELEGMQKEAWLEVLEAEFPAMPREEMKILDIGTGPGFFSIILAEAGYPVTAVDYTREMLEKAMENAGNLCKKIDFYRMDAQNLGFEDNTFDVVISRNLTWNLEKPEQAYRDWYRVLKPGGKLLNFDANWYGYLYDEQKRNAYEQDRKNVEQLSLDDHYLCTDIDAMEQIALQMPLSSKMRPGWDMEILKRTGFAEIHTDTSVWERVWSKEEKLNYGSTPMFMINGRKGDSKVYA is encoded by the coding sequence ATGGAAAGACTGCTGGAGAAAATAGAGAAATACTGGAGTACCCGCACAGAAGGGTATTCGGAAGTGAACCATAAGGAACTGGAAGGGATGCAGAAGGAGGCCTGGCTGGAAGTGCTGGAGGCGGAATTTCCGGCCATGCCCAGGGAGGAAATGAAAATACTGGACATTGGCACAGGCCCCGGCTTTTTTTCCATAATCCTGGCAGAAGCCGGATATCCGGTCACAGCCGTGGATTACACCCGGGAGATGCTGGAGAAGGCTATGGAGAATGCGGGAAACCTGTGTAAAAAAATAGATTTTTACCGTATGGATGCCCAGAATCTTGGATTTGAGGATAACACCTTTGATGTGGTGATCTCCAGAAACCTGACCTGGAACCTGGAAAAACCGGAGCAGGCTTACCGGGATTGGTACCGGGTGTTGAAGCCGGGCGGAAAGCTTCTGAATTTTGATGCCAATTGGTATGGATATCTCTACGATGAACAGAAGCGGAACGCTTATGAGCAGGACCGGAAAAACGTGGAGCAGTTAAGCCTGGATGACCATTACCTGTGCACAGATATTGACGCTATGGAGCAGATCGCCCTGCAGATGCCCCTCTCCTCAAAAATGCGTCCGGGCTGGGATATGGAAATACTGAAGCGAACAGGATTTGCGGAAATACACACAGACACATCAGTCTGGGAGCGGGTATGGAGCAAAGAGGAAAAGCTGAACTATGGCTCCACACCCATGTTTATGATAAATGGACGGAAAGGGGACAGCAAAGTCTATGCTTAA
- a CDS encoding RidA family protein, whose product MKVVSTDKAPAAIGPYSQAMIVNGVVFTSGQIPIDPATGEITAKTIEEQAEQVMKNLGEVLKEAGSSYEKTVKTTCFLSDMGDFAAFNEVYGKYFTGKPARSCVAVKTLPKNVLCEVEAIAEI is encoded by the coding sequence ATGAAGGTAGTAAGCACTGACAAGGCTCCGGCAGCGATCGGACCATATTCACAGGCAATGATCGTAAACGGAGTGGTATTCACTTCCGGTCAGATTCCCATTGATCCGGCTACAGGTGAAATTACAGCAAAAACCATTGAGGAGCAGGCAGAACAGGTAATGAAGAACCTGGGCGAAGTGTTAAAAGAGGCGGGAAGCAGCTATGAGAAAACGGTTAAGACAACCTGTTTTCTGTCAGATATGGGTGATTTTGCCGCCTTTAATGAAGTATACGGAAAATACTTCACCGGCAAACCTGCACGTTCCTGCGTGGCAGTAAAGACACTGCCTAAAAATGTGCTGTGCGAAGTGGAAGCTATCGCTGAAATTTAA